The Terriglobus roseus region GGGATCGCAGTGAAAACGCCGACTATCAATATGGGAAACGACGACTGCGGCAGATTGACGGACGGATTCGCTTCTTGACGAAACGAATCGAAGCCGCGGAAGTCGTCGATCCAGAAAGCCCGAGAGCGGATCAGCAGGCAAAGCGGGCCTTCTTCGGATCCGCGGTGCGCTATGCAAATGCTGCGGGGCTCGAACGGGCGGTGAGCTCGTCGGTACGGATGAAGTCGATCTTGACCGCAACCACATCAGTTGGGCGTCTCCGCTCGGGCGGGCACTAACGGGAGCGGCACCAGACGACGAGATTATTCTTCGCGCGCCTGGTGGAACCGAAACTCTAGCTGTGTTAGAGGTGCGGTACGAACCCATTTCAGTGGAACCGTTCCGAGAGCCCTCGAATCCGATAGATCGACTACGCTAGCTTGAGCTGCGTTCGGTTTATCGCGTTCTCAAATGCCTCAATTCTTAGTCCACTCAGCAACACCCAAAACCGCCGCGGCCAGTGCACTTGGCTTCGTTCAGTACTTCTCATCAGCGAACACCCGCGACTCACTGCGGCGGTCGAACATGCCTCGGATGACAGACAAGTCTTCATAGGTGCGAATGGGCCAGCGGACTTGTGGAGCTGCTCTCCAATGAGATTTACAACCCAACCATTACGCGATAAGACTCCACAAAGACGAGGTAGTTCTTAAAATACGAGCGTCACGAGCGGGCTCGTGGCCGGGGTAGGGCTCCAGGATGCGCCCACAACTTCAACAAGACTTTTCCGCTGTCGCGTCTTCGAATGCTTGATCCACTTGGGCCACCCATGCCTAAAGAATAAGCGAATGAAATGGCGAATATTGAACCGCAAGATATTAGGGCTGGTGGATGGATCAGGAAGGCCACTCAATGCGCTTAAGCTTAAGTTCCTCGATGTAGCCGTCAATGTCATCCACTGGGTAGATCAGAATGTAGCCCCCCGCAGGACAGACCGAATGCGGCGCACGTCGTTGAGAAAATTTGTCCCTACAAGCCTGCAAAACAGCTCCCTGGATGGGGGCAGATGTTTCTGTGATCTGAGCATCATCGATGAAGACGACGACCTGGTAATGACCACGGGATACCCTCGTGCTCTGAATAAGCCCGGCTCTCATTGCCCCACCGAGACGAAAATTGCCATGGCTGCATTGTTGCCTCCTTCGGACGCAGGCTTCTGTCACCTAGATCACATAGCTTTGGAAATCTGCGAATCACCAATTGGAGTGCCTTGCTCAGAGCACTGTGCAGGCCTCACTTACTGTTCGGCTCTACGAACATCTCGTCCTGCCTGTTGCCGGTAAGGTGCGCCGTCATTTTCTCGGCCGCGAAGAGGCGCAGTAGATCAACCCGCGGCTGCTCTGTCTCTTCGCAACTTAGCCAACGTGTGTAGTCCTTAGGCTGGAGAATGACGGGCATCCGGTTGTGTATCGGTTCCATCAAGTCATTGGGGTCTGTGGTGATGATGGTGTAGCTCTGTAACCAGTTGTCTGTATCCGGGTTCTTCCAGACACCCCACAACCCGGCGAAGGCAAAGGGCTTCATCGCGATTTCAAACTTGGGATTGTCCTTCTTTCGAATCTTCTGCCACTCTTAAAAGCTATCCGCGGGAACAAGGCAGCGGTGAGCAGCAAAGGCACGTTTCCACATCCCTGCTTTCTCTATCCCTTCAGCGCGAGCGTTAAACGTTGTGGGCGGGAACTTCTCGTCGGACTTGTGCCAGGATGGCACGAAACCCCAACGCGCCATTACGAGGTCACGCTCTCCAGGTCCTTATTGACTCGGATGATTGGCCGCATCGTAGTGGGCCGAATGTCGTCATCGGACGGGAGTATGACGTCGGCGAGTGTGCCGTTCACCTTGAAGGCGGTGGCAATGGCCTATCCGATCTCCGTTTGTAGCGACCGCACATACTACGTCAGATGCATGCCCGAGCGGACTGTGCTGGATAACTTCCGACAAGCCGACTTTACAGGACTAATCTGGGCTGGATGAGTGCATTGGCGATTTTGCACGATTCCAAAATGAGACTAGGCAGCCAACGAGCGTTTCCAGAGCACTTCGCCCCCGAATATGGAGACTAGATAAACAGCGAAGGCTACGCCAACGCCCCAGAGTCCCGCTCTTGCTGCTCCGACACCAGCGGAGCCACTCAGGAACAACTGGGCGAGTCCGAAACGGAGGTCCCCTCCAACGAAACGCCATCTACGCTGGTTCGCCTGCTGTGTCAGCGACGGGTATCGTCCGACTGCGATAGCAACCAGGCCAACTGCAACACCTGTTCGTAGACTTAAGAGTGAAACCATCACTGCGAGCGAGAACAAAAACGTCATGTCCTGTATGACCAGTAACTTCCAACCTGCCAATGGTAGAAGGCGATAGCGCAGCAAAGCTCGCCCTCCATCCAGACGGAGCATGCGTTGCGCTACCGTGCTCACTGCAATACCCACAAATAACGACAGCATAGGAAATGCTTCGGGTTCTGGTGCCCGCGCAAACAGCCGATACAAGGTCCCGATAACAGCAATGAGCAGCGCGACCCAAAAATCGAGAGTTCCTCGCAGTCCTCGCCACGTTTCTTGCGCTATTCCGCCGAGTCTGAAAGATTTCCTCGAGGTGCTGAGGCTTGCATGTGTTCGTGATTTGATTGGGAGACGACTGACCGCGTAAACCGCTATATGGACGATGAGCGCCAGCAGAACAAAAAGTGAAGCGATCGCTAAGCCCATCCAGAACAGGTAGCCGAAGAACAACACGATGAATGCTGGATTGAACGCAAAACTTACTGAGCTGAGCAACAGTTTTTGTCTACTTGTCAGTGGCCACATAGCGACCCGCTCCGCAGGCAATCGATGCTGGGTATCCACCGAAAAGGTAACCAGCAGAGGCGCAAGGAGAACAATCTGAAAAAACAACGTGCTCCAGAAGCTCATCTTCCTTGTCCCCCCGCTTGCAGAGACAATGAGGAGGATGCAGAAGAGGAAATTATTGAAGCGCACGGAGGAGATGCTGCCTAGTTCCTTCAAGCTCAGTTTTCGCAATAAAGACAGATGAGCTAGGATCTGAGCCAATCCGGCACCTCCGGCTGTGGCCTGCCAGCGATGCTGAAGTACACCTCCTCGACTCCTGCTTCTGTTGTCGACGGGTCGAAATCCGCTTCAACTCGACCTTCGTAAAGGATGACTACGCGGTTAGCTATCTTCTGCACGGTAGACAGTATGTGAGAGGTGAGCAAGATCGTGGTGCCGCTGCGGGAGAGTTGGCTGAGCAGCATCTGGATGACTGTTGACGATGCGGGATCGATACCTTCAAAAGGCTCATCCAGCAGCAGGACGTTAGGCTTGTGCAGAAGGGCCATGGCTAAGGCGGTCTTCTTCCGCATTCCAAACGAACAATTACGTGCAGCCGTGTTGCGGCCTTGTGTGAGGTCGAGGAACCCTATCAGATCAGCGGCTCGAGTTGCCGTTTCGCTCTTCGTGAGTCCATAAATGGGGCCAACTGCCATCAGGTTCTCGATGACCGTTAAGGACTCGAACAGCCCGAGCCCCTCGGGCAGTACACCCAAATTCCGCCGAATGCTAACTCCATGATCCCGGAAACCCAATCCGCCGATGAACACGGAACCACTGTCTGGCTCTTCTAATCCTGAGAGCAGGCGTAGCAGCGTGGACTTGCCGGCACCGTTGGCCCCTAATAGGGCACAAATGCCTGGTTCTACAACGAGGTGTATACCTCGGAGAACGGTTTTAGAGGCATAGTTCTTCGTAGCAGCTCTGCAGTCGATCACTCTGTTTTCCCTACTCACCGGTAAACATACCCGGGCGAACAGCTTTTCTGAGTATTCCGCAACCGAATCAACATCCGGGAGGATAGCCTGCAATCCGGAAGCAACCCTCGATTGAGGCTAACAGGCCATGCACTCACTCACCTCAGGCTCGAACTGTAACCTGACCAGTAACGAGAAACGCCCTTCTCGTCACCACAACAAATACGTGAGGAGTTCCGTTAACCTTGTTCCGTGTGATTTAAACAGTTAGTGATCAGGCGATGTCCTCGAAGTGCGAGGACATCGCCTTTGTATGGCCTATATAGAAGGTGAAGGATACACGCCTGCTTCTGAAGCAGCTCGAGTCTAAACTGACAGGCACGAACTCAAGCGCGTACTCATCCGTTCAGCAGAGGCTCTTCAAATTGCAATTCGAGTCGCGGTGATAGTGCCTTGTATCTCGACGGGGGTCGCGCTTCCGTCCAGATTCCAGACCTTGAAGGTGAAGGTGCCACTGTACGTCTTTCCATTGGGAGCAACCGTGACGCTCTCGTCCACGGTGAAGTAGTTGGTCGCTGTCGCAGTGGGCGTCGCCGCGTTGAAGAGCCAGCCCGTGTGATGTAGTTCCACCGTCCGAAAGCTCGTTGATTTCCAAACTCCCATGCAGACGTTGCCGCCGGCTGGGCTCAGAAAGGCGCTCTCGACTTCCGTTCCATCGATGTGCCAGCTCTTAAAGCTGTCATTGAATACCTCGTTGTTGGCAGAGTTCGTGTAGATCGCGTGCCACAAGCCGATGACCGAGGGCGGATAGGCAAGTGGTTCCTCTCTCCCGAACGAAAGCATCGGCATTTTCGCACTTTGACCTTTGAACCCGTCCATTGCGCCGCATGCGGCGTGTGCCTGCGTGACGGAAACCAAGAGACAGAGAAGGGCAAGGACGGGGGGAAGCGTGAGGCACCGCTGTAGTCGGCGCATGGAGGATAGACGATTCATGAAGGCTCTCCTGGGTTTTGACGGGGTTTGGGTATTCCGTCTGAAGTGATGAGGAGAGCCTGCAGCATGGGGGATTTCCAGGCAATGGCGGAGAGGAAACTTCTACCTCACCGCGTAACTTCTTGTCAGGCGTCACCTTGCAAGAAGTTATGCCCAAGGATCACGTCTTGCGTTTTCTTTTCACGGTGATACTCTAGGCCCGAGCGCCACCCCCTTAATGTCATGCCCACCTCACAATCGCAGAGGGCACTTCGTTTTGGTCTCTTCGAGCTTGATCTTCAGGCTCGCGAGTTGTATCGCAGTGGCATACGCATCCATCTTGCGCCGCAGCCGTTCGATCTCCTCCAAGCACTCACAGAAGTTCCAGGCACTGTGGTCTCACGCGAAGATTTACAACATCGCCTCTGGCCTCCGAATATCCACGTCGACTACGACCATGGGCTGAATAAAGCAGTGCGCAAGTTGCGAGAGGCGCTCGGGGACTCTGCCGAGTTGCCCCGTTACATTGAGACGGTCCAAGGTGTTGGCTACCGCTTCATCGCTCCCGTCACCTCGCCGACGTCATCTTTGCGTGAAACAGAGCATCTCTCGGAAACCGTTCTCACTGTTCGGGAGCCAGTTCCGATACAGTCTGTTTCCGAGCGTCGATTGGGGTGGACAGTATTCGCCACTCTTGGTACGGGTCTGGTGCTTGCAGTGATCGCCATCGGAGCCGTTTCCTTACGGCTCCACGCGCTTCGACGGGCGCAGGGAACATTGGCGCCGGGAGTGCATTCGCAAGCGGAAGCAGCCTATCTACATGGCCGGTACCTCTGGTTTGGAGAGAAACCGCTGGCATCTTCTGACTACTTCAAACGGGCGATCACTCTGCAGCCAGACTATGCGCCGGCCTGGGCTGGAATGTCTCTGTTCTATGGCGCGGCATTGGTTCGCGGCCGCCTGGATCCGGCGGAAGGGCTCGGATTACAGGAAGAAGCAGCCTCGCGATCTCTCACACTTGCGCCTTCGCTGCCCGAAGCTCATCTGGCGTCGTGTGGCTCAATCTTTCTCAAGACCTGGCAGTTCGAAGAAGCGAATATCGAATGCAAGCGCGCGCTGCAACTCGATCCCAATAACGCTGAGGTCTACCATTTCCAATCCAAGATGTTGGCCGCTGTCAATCGCCCACAGGACGCGCTCAGCCTTCAGAAGGTAAGTACCCGTCTCGATCCATTATCCCGCCCCTGGGCCCTCGGCCAGGCACTTCTTCAAGCGCGTCGTTATAACGAAGCGCTTTCCGAAACCCGCGCTCGTCTCGAATCTTTTCCGCATGACTCCGCGTTG contains the following coding sequences:
- a CDS encoding GreA/GreB family elongation factor gives rise to the protein MSWASPLGRALTGAAPDDEIILRAPGGTETLAVLEVRYEPISVEPFREPSNPIDRLR
- a CDS encoding winged helix-turn-helix domain-containing protein; its protein translation is MPTSQSQRALRFGLFELDLQARELYRSGIRIHLAPQPFDLLQALTEVPGTVVSREDLQHRLWPPNIHVDYDHGLNKAVRKLREALGDSAELPRYIETVQGVGYRFIAPVTSPTSSLRETEHLSETVLTVREPVPIQSVSERRLGWTVFATLGTGLVLAVIAIGAVSLRLHALRRAQGTLAPGVHSQAEAAYLHGRYLWFGEKPLASSDYFKRAITLQPDYAPAWAGMSLFYGAALVRGRLDPAEGLGLQEEAASRSLTLAPSLPEAHLASCGSIFLKTWQFEEANIECKRALQLDPNNAEVYHFQSKMLAAVNRPQDALSLQKVSTRLDPLSRPWALGQALLQARRYNEALSETRARLESFPHDSALLYLIADIYRERGNAAESEEFLEQSYRESGDEVSATQIHRAFRAGGNKAVLQWDLDRMLNHNVDAYVSPAQLGLAYARLGDQERALSMLQRALEQHAPDLLWIRWRPVFDTFASDARFQRILQQLPATERFP
- a CDS encoding ABC transporter ATP-binding protein encodes the protein MSRENRVIDCRAATKNYASKTVLRGIHLVVEPGICALLGANGAGKSTLLRLLSGLEEPDSGSVFIGGLGFRDHGVSIRRNLGVLPEGLGLFESLTVIENLMAVGPIYGLTKSETATRAADLIGFLDLTQGRNTAARNCSFGMRKKTALAMALLHKPNVLLLDEPFEGIDPASSTVIQMLLSQLSRSGTTILLTSHILSTVQKIANRVVILYEGRVEADFDPSTTEAGVEEVYFSIAGRPQPEVPDWLRS